The following proteins come from a genomic window of Desulfovulcanus ferrireducens:
- a CDS encoding HEAT repeat domain-containing protein, translated as MALKKARDIQKSKPKEERRSLKRNFQGLINQLNDPDIQIRRWAARELAGFEQAVEPLCRRLQKEQVLSVQESILNSLLTIGGEEVVKNLIPFLRSDDAGLRNKVIEVLQALPEAVAPYIEKLLRDPDSDVRIFAVDILQVLPHAQVPEWLLQVIRTDDHVNVVAAALDRLAEVGTPEMIPALLEVKQRFANEPYIAFAVDTVIERTKSEA; from the coding sequence ATGGCCTTAAAAAAAGCAAGAGATATACAAAAATCAAAACCTAAAGAAGAACGAAGATCTTTGAAGCGTAATTTTCAGGGACTTATAAATCAACTCAATGATCCTGATATACAGATTCGACGCTGGGCTGCCAGAGAACTGGCTGGTTTTGAACAGGCTGTAGAGCCGTTGTGCCGTCGTCTTCAGAAAGAACAGGTGTTAAGCGTGCAAGAGAGCATTCTGAACAGCCTGTTAACCATTGGCGGAGAAGAGGTTGTAAAGAATCTCATTCCTTTTTTACGCAGTGATGATGCAGGGCTTCGCAATAAAGTAATAGAAGTTCTTCAGGCATTACCCGAAGCCGTAGCTCCTTATATAGAGAAACTCTTGCGCGACCCTGATTCTGATGTACGTATCTTTGCCGTAGATATTTTACAGGTTCTTCCACATGCCCAGGTACCTGAATGGCTTTTACAGGTGATTAGGACCGATGACCATGTAAATGTGGTGGCTGCTGCCTTGGATCGCCTGGCAGAAGTAGGGACTCCGGAAATGATCCCTGCTCTTTTAGAGGTCAAACAACGCTTTGCCAACGAACCATACATTGCCTTTGCCGTAGATACTGTCATTGAACGGACTAAGAGTGAAGCATAA
- a CDS encoding protein-glutamate methylesterase/protein-glutamine glutaminase, which yields MLRVLVVDDSALMRKYIREMLEEEGDIEVFTARDGQDALDQIPKVDPDVITLDINMPVMDGLTCLSHIMTEFPRPVIMVSSLTEKGALATFEALELGAVDYIPKPGGTISLSIKDIRPELIAKIRAVARSRTRWSKLRIHRAKPEKITIKKARPKITRDIPGLVLIGCSTGGPGALEEILTQLPPDFPLPVLVAQHMPARFTNVFAKRLNQSCQLEVREVNRPLPLQVGEILIAQGDADVEVRRKLGRKVAVNLPMDKQLLWHPSVDRMVRSALKCLDPKDIIAVQLTGMGYDGAEAMTELHRLGGRTIAESEETAVVFGMPRELIERGGADVVLPVHKIADRLIKWTM from the coding sequence ATGCTGCGCGTTTTAGTTGTGGACGATTCAGCCCTGATGCGCAAATACATTCGGGAAATGCTGGAAGAAGAAGGTGATATAGAAGTTTTTACGGCCAGAGATGGACAGGATGCTTTAGACCAAATTCCCAAAGTAGACCCCGATGTCATTACTCTGGACATCAATATGCCCGTAATGGACGGGTTGACTTGTTTAAGTCACATCATGACCGAATTTCCCCGTCCAGTGATCATGGTTTCCTCATTGACCGAAAAAGGGGCTCTAGCCACATTTGAGGCCCTGGAACTGGGCGCAGTGGATTATATACCCAAGCCCGGGGGCACGATTTCCTTAAGCATCAAGGATATTCGCCCAGAACTCATTGCCAAGATACGGGCTGTGGCCCGTTCACGAACGCGTTGGTCCAAACTACGTATTCATAGGGCAAAGCCCGAAAAAATCACTATAAAAAAAGCTAGGCCCAAAATAACTAGGGATATCCCCGGTCTGGTCCTGATAGGTTGTTCAACCGGTGGCCCTGGGGCCCTGGAAGAAATTCTAACCCAGCTACCCCCTGACTTCCCCCTGCCTGTACTGGTGGCCCAACATATGCCGGCACGTTTTACCAATGTTTTTGCCAAACGCTTGAACCAAAGCTGTCAACTGGAAGTACGCGAGGTAAACCGTCCCTTGCCCCTACAGGTCGGAGAAATTCTTATTGCCCAAGGTGATGCGGATGTCGAGGTCAGACGAAAATTAGGACGAAAGGTAGCTGTAAACCTCCCTATGGACAAGCAGCTTTTATGGCATCCCAGTGTAGATCGAATGGTGCGCTCTGCTCTCAAGTGTCTTGATCCCAAAGACATCATTGCCGTCCAACTAACAGGCATGGGCTATGATGGAGCAGAAGCCATGACAGAATTACATCGTCTGGGAGGAAGAACAATTGCTGAATCTGAAGAAACAGCTGTAGTCTTTGGCATGCCTAGGGAACTTATAGAACGCGGCGGTGCAGATGTGGTTCTGCCCGTGCATAAAATTGCTGACCGCCTGATAAAATGGACCATGTAA
- a CDS encoding chemotaxis protein CheW, with amino-acid sequence MAMQATKMSADHSPPEGEGLDLIEAEDLNQYITFYIGKECFAFPMHTVLEIIWVPETVSVPLTPASLMGLANLRGTVLPVLDLRLNLGLPASELTETSRVIIIDSGHPIGLVVDRVDRVLSVEPDKIEDVDSVQSTVRVELLSGVVKDVGGHSLIQLLDVRSLIQKEFSSLLEEADSEVQKRESQGFIERKESEEEENDSARQLVSFFLDNQEYAFEISELKEIVRVPEEINHVPQTDPHVLGLINFRHQMLPLVSLRRMFGLTNAEVDESNRILVVTLDNGAVRRPQTVGIVVDRVQEVLYVAEEDWEQMPGLLANSGELDEIKAVCRLNGGKRLISVLSAKNLFQHPAMQAAVETGQEFEDGEEEMRTADLNQQNTEDEEIQLVVFQLADQEYGVMIDAIQEIILIPEEMNVVPKTPDFIEGMINLRGTVLPVIDMRKRFGLKAIERKDSQRIIVFNIDGLRSGFIVDAVSEVLRIPSQVIEDSPKLSADQARIMGKVANLKDQNRMILILDVSKLLDEQEVSELADVNEENKEPEALAGS; translated from the coding sequence ATGGCGATGCAAGCAACGAAAATGTCAGCGGACCATTCTCCACCTGAAGGAGAAGGTTTGGACTTGATAGAAGCAGAAGATCTTAATCAATACATAACTTTTTATATTGGGAAAGAGTGTTTTGCCTTTCCCATGCATACAGTCCTAGAAATTATTTGGGTCCCGGAAACAGTTAGTGTGCCCTTGACCCCGGCAAGTCTTATGGGATTGGCAAATTTGCGGGGGACTGTCCTGCCTGTGCTAGATTTACGTCTTAACTTAGGCCTGCCAGCCTCAGAACTTACTGAGACTAGTAGGGTTATCATTATTGATTCTGGCCACCCCATTGGTCTGGTGGTGGACCGGGTAGACCGTGTATTAAGCGTAGAGCCAGACAAAATTGAGGATGTGGACTCTGTCCAATCAACAGTACGCGTAGAATTACTGAGCGGAGTAGTTAAAGACGTGGGAGGACACAGCCTGATTCAACTTTTAGATGTCCGCTCCTTAATCCAGAAAGAATTTTCATCTCTTCTGGAGGAGGCAGACTCAGAGGTTCAAAAAAGGGAGAGCCAGGGGTTTATAGAACGGAAGGAAAGCGAAGAGGAAGAAAACGACAGTGCCCGCCAGCTTGTAAGCTTTTTCCTGGACAACCAGGAATATGCCTTTGAGATTTCAGAGCTCAAAGAAATCGTACGCGTTCCAGAAGAAATCAATCATGTCCCGCAGACAGATCCTCATGTCTTGGGGCTGATTAATTTTCGTCACCAGATGCTGCCCCTGGTTAGTTTGCGCCGGATGTTCGGATTAACTAATGCGGAAGTGGATGAAAGTAACCGTATTCTAGTTGTTACCCTGGACAATGGGGCTGTCAGACGTCCACAAACTGTCGGTATCGTGGTAGATCGAGTACAGGAAGTCTTATATGTTGCTGAAGAAGATTGGGAGCAGATGCCTGGTCTACTCGCAAACAGTGGAGAGCTAGATGAGATAAAGGCGGTTTGTCGTTTAAATGGAGGAAAAAGGCTTATTTCTGTGCTCTCGGCAAAAAATCTGTTTCAACATCCAGCCATGCAGGCCGCTGTTGAAACAGGGCAGGAGTTTGAGGACGGGGAGGAAGAGATGAGGACAGCTGATCTAAATCAACAAAATACAGAAGATGAAGAAATTCAGTTAGTTGTATTCCAACTGGCTGATCAGGAATATGGCGTAATGATTGATGCAATACAGGAAATCATCTTGATTCCTGAAGAAATGAATGTTGTGCCCAAAACGCCAGACTTTATTGAAGGAATGATCAACTTGCGGGGTACTGTTTTACCTGTAATTGATATGCGCAAACGTTTTGGCCTAAAGGCCATTGAACGTAAGGATAGCCAGCGGATCATTGTCTTTAACATTGATGGATTGCGCAGTGGATTTATAGTGGATGCTGTATCTGAAGTGTTGCGCATTCCAAGCCAGGTGATTGAAGACTCACCAAAACTATCTGCAGACCAGGCGCGAATAATGGGTAAAGTGGCCAACCTGAAAGATCAGAACAGGATGATCTTGATTCTAGACGTTAGTAAACTGTTAGATGAACAGGAAGTATCCGAACTTGCGGATGTGAATGAGGAAAATAAGGAACCGGAAGCGTTAGCCGGTAGTTAG
- a CDS encoding methyl-accepting chemotaxis protein, translating to MPLKKQVSESKRRLNSDTVKQDTSATRARREAEERRRRARTLAKQQQAAERIAMASTELASGVTQALTAVEELAKAMEQIAGGAEEASGATQESLAAMNQIVKRVKEQADNAEESRTQVKKLQQLLEEARVEIGALVESVVLGAERQSGSVEKMAELEKQADKINETVKAVIKIADKTNLLALNAAIEAARAGKHGKGFAVVADTVRTLAEKTEKNAVNIAQLVEQIQTQMQALSRGINTSAETVKKEADKGTNITAQLEEIKNGMGEIYQSAEKIAQNAVEVEQASVEAQKGAEDIAAAAEEQAAACEEALNNVEQQKIALEQSEKAAQELEELAEDLKNSTDITKSAEEVAAAAEELAAAIEENHRSSQEIMAAITQISKGADQQSAAVQEIAASISQIEKNARVTEDSAKEAMNKGEKMANFVAENIEAVKEMIEGIKNNLQESLKNREAMQQLDKIVRRMDKIVDTIATVAIQTSMLAVSGAIEAARAGEYGKGFAVVSTDIQNLASDAAENAEQVKELVKSIQDQIMYVSNDLAEIVNAAMEEVKKAEGTTQKLDDISSQMRNVVNGNQVIYDASIEIVTALSQTKKGIDEIAAAAEEAGSATAEASTAAQEQAKGIEELAAATEEIASVADELQSS from the coding sequence ATGCCTTTAAAAAAACAAGTATCAGAGTCAAAAAGACGGCTTAATTCCGATACGGTTAAGCAGGATACTTCTGCTACCCGAGCGAGAAGAGAGGCCGAAGAAAGGAGACGCAGAGCCAGGACATTGGCTAAACAGCAACAAGCGGCCGAGCGTATTGCTATGGCCTCAACAGAATTGGCCAGCGGTGTTACCCAGGCTTTAACGGCTGTAGAAGAATTAGCCAAGGCCATGGAACAGATCGCTGGTGGAGCAGAAGAGGCAAGCGGGGCAACGCAAGAATCTCTCGCTGCCATGAACCAGATAGTAAAACGGGTTAAGGAACAAGCAGACAATGCTGAAGAATCCAGGACTCAAGTTAAAAAATTACAGCAGCTTCTTGAAGAAGCACGGGTAGAAATTGGAGCCTTGGTGGAAAGTGTTGTTCTAGGAGCCGAAAGGCAATCAGGGTCTGTAGAAAAGATGGCTGAACTGGAAAAGCAGGCGGACAAGATAAATGAAACAGTTAAAGCCGTAATCAAGATAGCGGATAAAACCAATCTATTGGCTTTAAATGCAGCGATAGAAGCAGCGCGGGCAGGTAAACATGGAAAAGGTTTTGCGGTAGTTGCCGACACAGTACGTACATTGGCCGAAAAGACCGAAAAAAATGCCGTCAATATTGCTCAGCTGGTGGAGCAGATTCAGACTCAGATGCAAGCCTTGAGTAGGGGTATAAATACTTCAGCGGAAACAGTCAAAAAAGAGGCCGATAAGGGAACTAATATAACTGCACAGCTCGAAGAAATCAAAAATGGCATGGGAGAAATCTATCAAAGCGCAGAGAAGATTGCCCAGAATGCTGTAGAAGTGGAACAGGCCTCTGTTGAGGCACAAAAAGGAGCGGAAGACATTGCCGCAGCAGCCGAAGAACAAGCAGCGGCCTGCGAAGAGGCCTTAAATAATGTTGAGCAGCAAAAGATTGCTCTAGAACAAAGTGAAAAGGCAGCACAAGAACTGGAAGAGTTGGCTGAAGATTTAAAAAACAGCACAGATATAACCAAGAGTGCTGAAGAAGTCGCTGCTGCAGCCGAGGAACTGGCTGCTGCCATTGAAGAAAATCACCGCTCCAGCCAGGAAATTATGGCGGCTATAACCCAAATTAGCAAAGGGGCTGACCAGCAGAGTGCTGCCGTACAAGAAATTGCGGCCAGCATCAGTCAGATCGAAAAAAATGCCCGGGTGACTGAAGACAGCGCCAAAGAAGCCATGAACAAAGGCGAAAAAATGGCAAACTTTGTGGCAGAAAACATCGAAGCTGTAAAAGAAATGATAGAAGGCATTAAGAACAATCTGCAAGAAAGCTTAAAAAATCGGGAAGCCATGCAGCAATTGGATAAAATTGTGCGGCGTATGGATAAAATTGTGGATACCATTGCTACTGTGGCCATCCAGACAAGCATGCTGGCAGTCAGTGGAGCCATAGAGGCTGCGCGGGCCGGGGAGTACGGGAAAGGTTTTGCTGTAGTTTCTACAGACATTCAAAACCTCGCCAGTGATGCGGCTGAAAATGCAGAGCAGGTCAAGGAGTTGGTCAAAAGTATTCAGGATCAGATCATGTACGTAAGCAACGACCTGGCAGAAATTGTGAACGCAGCTATGGAGGAAGTGAAAAAGGCGGAAGGCACTACGCAGAAGCTGGATGATATTTCCTCCCAAATGAGAAATGTAGTCAATGGCAACCAAGTTATTTACGATGCCAGCATTGAGATCGTCACTGCTCTCTCCCAAACCAAAAAAGGCATTGATGAAATCGCGGCTGCGGCTGAGGAGGCCGGATCAGCAACAGCTGAAGCAAGTACAGCAGCACAAGAGCAAGCCAAAGGAATAGAAGAACTGGCTGCAGCCACAGAGGAGATCGCTTCTGTCGCAGATGAACTCCAGAGTTCATAA
- a CDS encoding MerR family transcriptional regulator, with protein sequence MSDELLTIKEIAHRLNVPESNIRYYRDKFERFLPYIGQGRKRRYKPEALEVFALIVNEFAQNKNSEEVEKILSRKFPQNPQLSNEQKEEFSPSVLVDEPKDFFMELARSQSKTLEKMAEAISMEQKLRADIAVLDRGYRKMKKALWLIWREQKRQNANPDRQFNDILKRVEELEAGLQTVLVQQQKLEEQLVQELKILKEKMNKCQFWTKRIMLQFTPEKLKEMEEDDN encoded by the coding sequence ATGTCTGATGAACTATTAACCATCAAAGAGATAGCCCATAGGCTAAATGTACCTGAGAGCAATATCCGCTATTATCGGGATAAATTCGAGCGGTTTTTGCCCTATATTGGTCAAGGCCGCAAACGACGTTATAAACCAGAGGCATTGGAAGTCTTTGCCTTAATCGTTAATGAATTTGCTCAAAATAAAAATAGCGAGGAAGTGGAAAAAATTTTATCCCGCAAGTTCCCACAAAATCCCCAGTTAAGCAATGAACAGAAAGAAGAATTTTCTCCATCTGTACTGGTTGATGAGCCCAAAGATTTTTTTATGGAATTGGCCAGATCTCAATCCAAGACGCTGGAAAAGATGGCTGAAGCCATAAGTATGGAACAAAAGTTGCGCGCGGACATTGCGGTTCTGGACCGGGGATACCGAAAGATGAAAAAAGCTTTGTGGCTCATTTGGCGGGAGCAGAAGAGACAAAACGCAAACCCGGATAGACAATTCAACGATATTTTAAAAAGGGTTGAAGAGTTGGAAGCGGGCCTGCAGACAGTTCTGGTTCAGCAACAAAAACTGGAAGAACAACTAGTCCAGGAGCTCAAAATTTTAAAAGAGAAAATGAATAAATGCCAGTTTTGGACCAAACGGATTATGCTCCAATTCACGCCAGAAAAGTTAAAAGAAATGGAGGAAGATGATAATTAG
- a CDS encoding ATP-binding protein translates to MIEIFDNRIEITNPGKPLVDTFRFIDTPPKSRNETLASLMRRFGICEERGSGIDKVVAEIELYQLPAPLFEVSGDFTRVVLFAHKSVSDMSREDRVRACYLHACLRYVMRDYLTNASLRQRFGIPEHNKAAVSRYIKEAVEDGMLKPFDEKAPKK, encoded by the coding sequence ATGATTGAAATTTTTGACAATCGTATTGAAATTACCAACCCTGGTAAACCATTAGTGGATACTTTTCGTTTTATTGATACTCCTCCTAAATCTCGTAATGAAACATTAGCTTCTCTTATGCGGCGATTTGGTATTTGCGAAGAACGAGGCAGTGGTATTGATAAGGTGGTTGCGGAAATTGAATTATATCAATTGCCAGCACCTCTTTTTGAAGTATCAGGAGATTTTACTAGAGTGGTTTTGTTCGCACATAAATCAGTTAGTGATATGAGCAGGGAAGACAGAGTACGAGCTTGTTATCTCCATGCATGCCTGAGATATGTTATGAGAGATTATCTTACGAATGCTTCGCTCAGACAAAGATTTGGCATTCCAGAACACAACAAGGCTGCAGTGTCACGATATATTAAAGAAGCAGTGGAAGATGGGATGCTAAAACCTTTTGATGAAAAGGCTCCTAAGAAA